A stretch of DNA from Doryrhamphus excisus isolate RoL2022-K1 chromosome 6, RoL_Dexc_1.0, whole genome shotgun sequence:
AAAGGAGCTGAAAACCAGGGAAGCAACAGGCATCTGCCAGGTTCTTCAAAGCGCTGATGTCATTTTATCAACCAACACAGGTTAGCAAAGAACAAACGTAATCCCGCTGTGGTCAGAACAGTGAAAGAGGCCAtttgcccccccgccccaatGTACAGGTGCATGTGAAGACGGGCCTCTGAAGTTCCTGCCAGCGGAGCATTTTGATTGGGTGGTGATTGACGAGTGTGCCCAGTCGCTGGAGAGCAGCTGCTGGATCACCCTGCTTCGAGCACGCAAATGCATTTTGTCTGGAGACTACAAGCAGTTACCACCTACCATCAAATCACAGGCGTAAACAACCGTTTGCTGCATTTATTGGATATTTAGTGTGTTCATTTTAACATGTTCTCATCAACATTGTACTTCAATCAGGGCTGCTTCCAAAGGTCTATCTGTTAGTCTTATGGAAAGACTCATCCAGATGTATGGCGAGTCAGTTGTGCGCATGCTGACCGTCCAGTACCGCATGAACAGTGCCATCATGGAATGGGCCTCCAAAGAGATGTACCAAGGCAGACTGACGGCCCACAGCTCAGTGGCGACACATTTATTAAAGTGAGAATCATCTTAACTGTAAGATACAACCAAACCTAGTGCTAATCTGTAAAATAACTTGATTAAATGATGCATGCAGAGATCTACCTGGTGTCACATGTGTCGAAGAGACCAGCACACCTCTTCTTCTCATCGACACGTCCGGCTGTGGTCTGACTGAAACACAGGCGGCAGATGAACAGTCTAAAGGCAACCAAGGTTTGGCTTCTCTTCAGATTTACATAAGAAAAAAACTTtacaaggcggcacggcggtcgagtggttagcgcgcagacctcacagctaggagaccagagttcaattccaccctcgggcatctctgtgtggagtttgcatgttctccccgtgcatgcgtgggttttctccgggtactccggtttcctcccacattccaaaaacatgctaggttaattggcgacttcaaattgtccataggtatgaatgtgagtgtgaatggttgtttgtctatatgtgccctgtgattggcttgtgattgtcttgcctgaagacagctgggataggctccagcacccccgcgacccttgtgaggaaaagcggtagaaaatgaatgaattaaaaactttacaaaaataaaaaaatcacctttTTAACCACATATCTGTTTACTCAGGTGAGGTTGACATTGTGGATCTGCACATAAAGGCTTTGACAGAAGCTGGAGTTAATGCTAAAGACATAGCTGTCATTGCACCCTACAATTTGCAAGTAAGTAGGTCACGATCTAAATATGCAGCCTATGCATAACTGACATAGAGCTTATATTTGCGGATATTACGTAGATTGTGTTGGTGTACCTGCTGTGCATGGTTTAACAATTCGGACGTCTGTGAAGGTTGACCTTCTGCGCCAGAAACTTTCCGTAAGACACCCAGAGCTGGAAATTAAATCAGTGGATGGATTTCAAGGCCGAGAAAAAGAAGCTGTGGTTTTATCTTTAGTGCGGTCCAATAGAAAAGgtaactatttttttattgtgtgtctGTCATAGAAACTTTGCAACTATGAATCCTTCCTGAATGCAGGTGAAGTTGGATTTCTGGCTGAGGACCGAAGGATCAATGTGGCTGTCACACGTGCGAGACGTCACGTAGCTATCGTGTGCGACACACAGACGGTTCAGAATCACGCTTTCCTAAAGACATTGGTGCATCATGTGACCGAGTACGGAGAGGTCAGAACTGCATTTGAGTACATACAAGACCTTGTACCACAGAACTACGTCCGTGAccacaaagacacaaagactGATACGTCGGCTTCTCAGAAGGAGAAGAAAGCCAAACCAATCCAGAAGAAATCAAATGGAAGCAAccacacaaaaaatggtcataAACAGGATAAGCACATAACGATGTCCGCATCAACGCTCATTGATGAAGAACAGAACAAGAACAGAGAAAGCGAGATCAGACGTATGGTCGAGGATTTTGCAAAGGACCTCAATCAGAGTGAAGTCGATTTCCCGCCATCATTTACCTCCCATGATCGCCTTCTGGTGCACCAGATCGCCGAAGAGCTCGGCCTCAATCATGAGAGCAAAGGCGAGGGCAAAGACAGATGCATCACCATCTCAAAGCATGTTCCTCCTAAACCGCCTGAATCAGCCGCAGTAGAACAGGAAGAGGTGCTAGAAGAAAAAGTGGGAGCAGCCGCTTCTCAAGAGAAGGACATTCCTCCAAACGCAGAATCTTCAAACCAAAATCCATTCGATCTAAAA
This window harbors:
- the ighmbp2 gene encoding DNA-binding protein SMUBP-2 isoform X1; amino-acid sequence: MAVEQFVSKTLELLLEEREAEIEETRVWQENISPKDLQNKGVCLLKLQITSQSTGLYGRVVVVLEPRKYLGLSSLPSNSFGPGDIVGLYDSSGCSATSQISTGIVTRVSQASISVAFDDSKDGVSFDTDALYSLLKLANDVTYKRMKRALNVLNGYKNGPAANLISVLFGEAKPSSLSRPDKIEFFNSNLDDSQKEAVTFALSQRELAVIHGPPGTGKTTTVVEIILQAIKQGQKVLCCAPSNVAVDNLVERLARCKAKVLRLGHPARLLESIQKHSLDAILAKSASAHIIADIRKDIDKAFAAMKKNAEKGGRGNFRREIGELRKELKTREATGICQVLQSADVILSTNTGACEDGPLKFLPAEHFDWVVIDECAQSLESSCWITLLRARKCILSGDYKQLPPTIKSQAAASKGLSVSLMERLIQMYGESVVRMLTVQYRMNSAIMEWASKEMYQGRLTAHSSVATHLLKDLPGVTCVEETSTPLLLIDTSGCGLTETQAADEQSKGNQGEVDIVDLHIKALTEAGVNAKDIAVIAPYNLQVDLLRQKLSVRHPELEIKSVDGFQGREKEAVVLSLVRSNRKGEVGFLAEDRRINVAVTRARRHVAIVCDTQTVQNHAFLKTLVHHVTEYGEVRTAFEYIQDLVPQNYVRDHKDTKTDTSASQKEKKAKPIQKKSNGSNHTKNGHKQDKHITMSASTLIDEEQNKNRESEIRRMVEDFAKDLNQSEVDFPPSFTSHDRLLVHQIAEELGLNHESKGEGKDRCITISKHVPPKPPESAAVEQEEVLEEKVGAAASQEKDIPPNAESSNQNPFDLKSLHLERMKREQQKREQKKQQNISVSSKKTNAAKGKKQTKAGACEIAAAASPDDDFYALINAVVKADSVCSFVKCKASVLTLGQLCLFCNRQYCLSHHIPEVHGCGDKAKSHARMRISKEGVLYAGSGTKDKSMDANKKSYLHRKLDSKLKDMASQRKMKKNKE